A window of Amycolatopsis australiensis contains these coding sequences:
- a CDS encoding AGE family epimerase/isomerase, which translates to MDSPSSVPAWVRAEPARLLGFAARAAHPGGGFAWLDDAGRPVLDRPVETWITCRMTHVFALASRQGAAAGEQVAHGVAALKGLLRDAQHGGWYASTTLSEKRAYEHAFVVLAAASAAAAGAEGAESLLAEALDVVERRFWEPGPGRVADVWDRGWTRLEDYRGANANMHTVEAFLAAADVTGDRRWATRALSIVDHLVHGEARAHGWLLPEHYDAGWHVRPEYNRDEPAHPFRPFGATIGHLFEWARLAVHLKRALGAEAPGWLVPDAAALFATAARDGWAVDGKPGFVYTTDFAGVPVVRTRLHWVVAEAIAAAWTLHQETGDPAYLARFEEWCAHAETCFVDRELGSWHHELDPENRPAKTVWAGKPDIYHAYQATLLPSLPPAASFAGALFPRR; encoded by the coding sequence GTGGACAGTCCGTCATCGGTGCCCGCCTGGGTGCGCGCCGAACCCGCCCGGCTGCTCGGTTTCGCCGCCCGCGCGGCGCACCCGGGCGGCGGTTTCGCCTGGCTCGACGACGCCGGGCGGCCGGTGCTCGACCGGCCGGTCGAAACGTGGATCACCTGCCGCATGACGCACGTCTTCGCGCTGGCGTCCCGGCAAGGCGCGGCCGCGGGGGAGCAGGTCGCCCACGGCGTCGCGGCCCTGAAGGGCTTGCTGCGCGACGCGCAACACGGCGGCTGGTACGCCTCGACAACGTTGTCGGAGAAGCGCGCGTACGAGCACGCCTTCGTCGTCCTGGCGGCGGCGAGCGCGGCCGCGGCGGGCGCCGAAGGGGCCGAGTCCCTGCTCGCCGAGGCCCTCGACGTCGTGGAACGCCGGTTCTGGGAGCCCGGCCCCGGCCGCGTCGCCGACGTCTGGGACCGCGGCTGGACGCGCCTGGAGGACTACCGCGGCGCCAACGCCAACATGCACACCGTGGAGGCGTTCCTGGCCGCCGCCGACGTCACCGGCGACCGGCGGTGGGCCACCCGCGCGCTGTCCATTGTGGACCACCTGGTGCACGGCGAAGCCCGCGCGCACGGCTGGCTGCTCCCCGAGCACTACGACGCCGGCTGGCACGTGCGGCCGGAGTACAACCGGGACGAGCCCGCCCACCCGTTCCGGCCGTTCGGCGCGACCATCGGCCACCTCTTCGAATGGGCACGCCTGGCCGTGCACCTCAAGCGTGCGCTCGGCGCGGAGGCGCCGGGCTGGCTGGTACCGGACGCGGCCGCGCTCTTCGCGACGGCGGCCCGCGACGGCTGGGCCGTCGACGGCAAGCCGGGATTCGTCTACACCACCGACTTCGCCGGTGTCCCGGTCGTGCGCACCCGCCTGCACTGGGTGGTGGCGGAGGCGATCGCCGCCGCGTGGACGCTGCACCAGGAGACCGGCGACCCGGCCTACCTCGCCCGGTTCGAGGAGTGGTGCGCCCACGCCGAAACCTGTTTCGTCGACCGCGAACTCGGGTCGTGGCACCACGAGCTGGACCCGGAGAACCGTCCCGCGAAGACGGTCTGGGCGGGCAAACCGGACATCTACCACGCCTACCAGGCGACGCTGCTGCCGAGCCTGCCCCCGGCGGCGTCGTTCGCCGGTGCCCTGTTCCCGCGCCGCTAG
- the mgrA gene encoding L-glyceraldehyde 3-phosphate reductase, whose protein sequence is MSPFAAADDRYAGMPYRRAGRSGLQLPAVSLGLWHNFGDDKPLDVQRAVLRRAFDLGVTHFDLANNYGPPPGAAEANFGRHFAADFRPYRDEILVSSKAGYLMWDGPYGEWGSRKNLLASLDQSLRRTGLDHFDVFYSHRPDPQTPIEETMGALDTAVRSGKALYAGISNYSPEQTRAAIAALRELGTPLLIHQPSYSILNRWVEDGLLDTLDDYGVGSIAYSPLSQGLLTDRYLDGIPAGSRAAGASPFLTADRITEETLTTVRALNDVAKRRGQSLAQLAIAWVLRRGRVTSALIGASSVAQLENTVAATANLEFTDDELAEIDRITAR, encoded by the coding sequence ATGTCGCCTTTCGCCGCCGCCGATGACCGGTACGCGGGCATGCCGTACCGGCGGGCCGGGCGCAGCGGGCTGCAGCTGCCGGCCGTGTCGCTGGGCCTGTGGCACAACTTCGGGGACGACAAGCCCCTCGACGTCCAGCGCGCGGTGCTGCGCCGCGCGTTCGACCTCGGCGTGACGCACTTCGACCTGGCCAACAACTACGGCCCGCCCCCCGGCGCGGCCGAGGCGAACTTCGGGCGGCACTTCGCCGCCGACTTCCGCCCGTACCGCGACGAGATCCTCGTGTCCTCCAAGGCGGGCTACCTGATGTGGGACGGCCCGTACGGCGAGTGGGGCTCCCGCAAGAACCTGCTGGCCAGCCTCGACCAGAGCCTCCGCCGCACCGGGCTGGACCACTTCGACGTCTTCTACTCCCACCGCCCGGACCCGCAGACGCCGATCGAAGAGACGATGGGCGCCCTCGACACGGCCGTCCGCTCCGGAAAGGCGCTCTACGCGGGCATCTCGAACTACTCGCCGGAGCAGACCCGGGCCGCGATCGCGGCACTGCGGGAACTCGGCACGCCGCTGCTGATCCACCAGCCGTCGTACTCGATCCTGAACCGCTGGGTCGAGGACGGCCTCCTGGACACCCTCGACGACTACGGCGTCGGTTCGATCGCGTACTCGCCGCTGAGCCAAGGCCTGCTGACCGACCGCTACCTCGACGGCATCCCGGCCGGATCGCGCGCGGCGGGCGCCAGCCCGTTCCTCACCGCCGACCGGATCACCGAGGAGACGCTGACGACCGTCCGGGCGCTGAACGACGTCGCCAAGCGGCGCGGCCAGTCACTGGCCCAGCTGGCCATCGCCTGGGTGCTGCGCCGGGGCCGCGTCACGTCCGCGCTGATCGGGGCCAGCAGCGTCGCACAGCTCGAAAACACCGTCGCGGCCACCGCGAACCTCGAGTTCACCGACGACGAGCTGGCCGAGATCGACCGGATCACCGCCCGGTAG
- a CDS encoding cellulose-binding domain-containing protein, whose translation MNRFAGALAALCLAAAGTSAVVVAGPAAAAPACEIGYHVNQWQTGFTAEISVTNGATALSSWSLTWHYAGTQSVTSAWNATVRQSGTAVTAESVPYNAALPAGGTVSFGLQGTYGGTNPAPTDFALNGVTCGDPAPPVTITPTTPTTPTTPTTPPAGCAGATICDDFEGQTGTTPSGLWTVGAANCTGTGTVTVDGTVAHSGSRSVKVAGGGGYCNHAFFGTSVSGSGVLYGRFWVRHTTPLPAGHVTFMAMRDSADGGRDLRAGGQNRALQWNRESDDATLPAQSPAGVAQSVPLPTGTWSCFEFALDGAAGHLRTWLGSAEVPGLVVDGVPTPDIDQQWLARAWHPSVTDLRLGWESYGGDADTLWFDDVAVGGSRIGC comes from the coding sequence ATGAACAGGTTCGCCGGCGCTCTCGCCGCCCTCTGCCTCGCCGCCGCGGGCACGAGCGCGGTCGTCGTCGCGGGTCCGGCCGCCGCCGCGCCCGCCTGCGAAATCGGCTACCACGTCAACCAGTGGCAGACCGGCTTCACCGCCGAGATCTCGGTGACCAACGGCGCCACCGCGCTCTCCTCGTGGAGCCTCACCTGGCACTACGCCGGCACCCAGTCCGTCACGTCGGCCTGGAACGCCACCGTCCGCCAGTCCGGGACCGCCGTCACCGCGGAAAGCGTGCCCTACAACGCCGCGCTGCCCGCCGGCGGCACCGTCTCGTTCGGCCTCCAGGGCACCTACGGCGGGACCAACCCCGCCCCCACCGACTTCGCGCTCAACGGCGTCACGTGCGGCGACCCCGCTCCCCCGGTGACGATCACCCCGACCACCCCGACCACCCCGACGACGCCCACGACCCCGCCCGCGGGCTGTGCGGGCGCGACGATCTGCGACGACTTCGAGGGGCAGACCGGCACCACGCCGTCCGGGCTGTGGACCGTGGGCGCGGCGAACTGCACGGGGACGGGCACCGTCACCGTCGACGGGACGGTCGCGCACTCCGGCAGCCGCTCGGTGAAGGTCGCCGGCGGGGGCGGCTACTGCAACCACGCGTTCTTCGGCACGAGCGTGTCCGGCTCCGGCGTGCTCTACGGCCGGTTCTGGGTCCGCCACACGACGCCGCTGCCCGCCGGGCACGTCACGTTCATGGCCATGCGCGACAGCGCCGACGGCGGCCGCGACCTGCGTGCCGGCGGGCAGAACCGGGCGCTGCAGTGGAACCGCGAATCCGACGACGCGACGCTGCCGGCGCAGAGCCCGGCCGGCGTGGCCCAGAGCGTTCCGCTGCCGACCGGCACCTGGTCCTGCTTCGAATTCGCCCTCGACGGCGCCGCCGGGCACCTGCGGACCTGGCTCGGCTCCGCCGAGGTGCCCGGGCTCGTCGTCGACGGCGTGCCCACCCCCGACATCGACCAGCAGTGGCTCGCCCGCGCCTGGCACCCATCGGTGACCGACCTGCGGCTCGGCTGGGAAAGCTACGGCGGCGACGCCGACACGCTGTGGTTCGACGACGTGGCCGTCGGCGGCTCGCGGATCGGCTGCTGA
- a CDS encoding cellulase family glycosylhydrolase: MRSGSALIGAAGVFAVAAATTAFSLGTPSPAAAATACEVGYTVNDWGSGFTANLTLKNLGTAPLSGWQISYTYAGNQQLQQGWNATWAQSGHTVTVTPAGWNGTIAPNASVSAGANFAYSGTNTAPASFSVNGAPCGGTPPPTTTPTTPTTPTTPTTTPPPTGAPALHVSGNRLADSAGNAVTLRGVNRSGGEFACVQGTGLFDGPMDAASVAAIKSWHANVVRVPFNEDCWLGLPDVKPEYAGATYRAALKSYVDLLHQNGLVAILDLHWTHGVYTGNSSACSDVDATCQKPMTDAEHSVDLWTSVAGTFKGDDATIFDLFNEPYLDRAVSGSAQAWTCWRDGGSACPGIGYPVAGMQALVNAVRATGATNVIMLGGLAYSNDLTGWLQYKPTDPAGNLVASWHSYNFNSCSSSSCWDSQLAPVAAAVPLVAGEIGENDCASGYVTGLMDWLDRHQASYLGWTWNTWNCSTGPSLISGYDGTPTAFGAGIRAHFLAAG; the protein is encoded by the coding sequence ATGCGTTCCGGATCAGCACTGATCGGCGCCGCCGGCGTGTTCGCCGTCGCCGCCGCGACCACAGCGTTCAGCCTCGGCACGCCGTCGCCCGCCGCGGCGGCGACCGCCTGCGAAGTCGGCTACACGGTCAACGACTGGGGAAGCGGTTTCACCGCCAACCTCACCTTGAAGAACCTCGGGACGGCGCCGCTGTCCGGGTGGCAGATCAGCTACACCTACGCCGGGAACCAGCAGCTCCAACAGGGGTGGAACGCGACGTGGGCGCAGTCCGGCCACACCGTCACGGTCACCCCCGCCGGCTGGAACGGCACGATCGCGCCGAACGCGTCGGTCAGCGCCGGCGCGAACTTCGCCTACAGCGGGACCAACACGGCACCGGCGTCGTTCAGCGTGAACGGCGCCCCGTGCGGCGGCACGCCCCCGCCGACCACGACCCCCACCACGCCGACGACCCCGACCACGCCGACGACGACCCCGCCGCCCACGGGCGCGCCCGCGCTGCACGTTTCCGGCAACCGCCTGGCCGACTCCGCGGGCAACGCCGTCACCCTGCGCGGCGTGAACCGCTCGGGCGGCGAATTCGCCTGCGTGCAGGGCACCGGCCTCTTCGACGGCCCGATGGACGCCGCCTCGGTGGCCGCGATCAAGAGCTGGCACGCCAACGTCGTGCGCGTGCCGTTCAACGAGGACTGCTGGCTCGGCCTGCCGGACGTCAAGCCGGAGTACGCCGGCGCGACCTACCGCGCGGCGCTCAAGTCCTACGTGGACCTGTTGCACCAGAACGGCCTGGTCGCGATCCTCGACCTGCACTGGACCCACGGCGTCTACACGGGAAACTCCTCCGCGTGCAGTGACGTCGACGCCACCTGCCAGAAGCCGATGACCGACGCCGAGCACTCGGTGGACCTGTGGACGTCGGTCGCCGGCACGTTCAAGGGCGACGACGCCACGATCTTCGACCTGTTCAACGAGCCCTACCTCGACCGCGCGGTGTCCGGGTCGGCCCAGGCGTGGACGTGCTGGCGGGACGGCGGCTCCGCCTGCCCGGGCATCGGCTACCCGGTGGCCGGGATGCAGGCCCTGGTGAACGCGGTGCGCGCGACCGGCGCCACGAACGTGATCATGCTGGGCGGACTCGCGTACTCCAACGACCTGACCGGCTGGCTGCAGTACAAGCCCACCGACCCGGCAGGCAACCTGGTCGCGTCCTGGCACTCGTACAACTTCAACTCGTGCAGCTCGTCGTCGTGCTGGGACAGCCAGCTGGCGCCGGTCGCGGCGGCCGTCCCGCTGGTGGCCGGGGAGATCGGCGAGAACGACTGCGCGAGCGGGTACGTCACCGGCCTGATGGACTGGCTCGACCGGCACCAGGCGTCCTACCTCGGCTGGACGTGGAACACCTGGAACTGCAGCACCGGCCCGTCCCTGATCTCGGGCTACGACGGCACCCCGACGGCCTTCGGCGCGGGCATCCGCGCGCACTTCCTCGCCGCGGGCTGA
- a CDS encoding cellulose binding domain-containing protein, whose protein sequence is MKTTLSPRRLLAGTLALVFPAAIAVTVAAAPASPAAPAPYSWRNAEIGGGGFVPGIVFNQTEPGLVYARTDIGGAYRWNPATGRWIPLLDSVGWTDWGHNGVVSLATDPVDPNRVYVAAGMYTNSWDPGTGAILRSADRGATWQAAALPFKLGGNMPGRGMGERLAIDPNRDSVLYLGAPSGKGLWRSTDSGVTWAEVAGFPNPGNYAPDPGDTTGYSSDNEGVTWVTFDPSTGTRGSTTQTIYVGVADKQDTVYRSTDGGTTWARLAGQPTGFLAHKGVLDPAGGYLYLATSDTGGPYDGAKGDVWKYSTKTGAWTRISPIPSGSSDDYFGYSGLTIDRQHPNTLMVATQVSWWPDVIFFRSTDGGATWTRIWDFSSYPDRSLRYTQDISAVPWLNFGVQAAPPVPSPKLGWMTESVEIDPFDSNHLLYGTGATIYGASDLTKWDSGGKITIKPVVAGLEETAVLDLISPPSGAPLLSGLGDIGGFRHDSLDAVPAGMYTQPVFTTTTSLDYAELSPATIVRVGTLDRSARPDDNRIAFSTDGGKNWFQGAEPGGNAAGGTVAAAADGSRFVWSPDGTGVSYSAGFGSSWTASSGIPAGAVVEADRVDPKKFYGFAAGRFYVSTDGGATFTATAATGLPSGSAHFKAMPGVSGDVWLAGGSGATYGLWHSTDSGASFTRLAAVTEADNIGFGKAAPGRTYPALYTIAKIGGVRGIFRSDDAGGSWTRINDDQHQYGNIGAALTGDPRVYGRVYVGTNGRGVIVGESGGDQPPPETTTTSPGTSTPPATTTTPAPSSSCTAVYTVTNQWQGGFQAGVKVGNTGTAAVTGWTVTWSFADGQRVTQAWNAQVTQTGSAVSAVDAGWNRTIAPGGSAEFGFTGTSGAANGKPAAISLNGKACTTS, encoded by the coding sequence GTGAAAACGACGCTTTCCCCGAGACGGCTGCTGGCGGGCACGCTGGCTCTCGTCTTCCCCGCGGCCATCGCGGTCACCGTCGCCGCGGCACCGGCGTCGCCGGCCGCCCCGGCGCCGTACAGTTGGCGCAACGCGGAGATCGGCGGCGGCGGGTTCGTCCCCGGCATCGTCTTCAACCAGACCGAACCCGGCCTGGTCTACGCCCGCACCGACATCGGCGGCGCCTACCGCTGGAACCCCGCCACCGGGCGCTGGATCCCGCTGCTGGACTCGGTCGGCTGGACCGACTGGGGCCACAACGGCGTCGTCAGCCTGGCCACCGACCCGGTCGACCCGAACCGGGTCTACGTCGCGGCCGGCATGTACACCAACAGCTGGGACCCGGGCACCGGCGCGATCCTGCGTTCGGCCGACCGCGGCGCCACGTGGCAGGCGGCCGCGCTGCCGTTCAAGCTCGGCGGCAACATGCCCGGCCGCGGGATGGGCGAACGGCTCGCCATCGACCCGAACCGCGACAGCGTCCTCTACCTCGGCGCGCCGAGCGGCAAAGGCCTCTGGCGCAGCACGGACTCCGGGGTGACGTGGGCCGAGGTGGCGGGCTTCCCCAACCCGGGCAACTACGCCCCCGACCCCGGCGACACGACCGGGTACTCCAGCGACAACGAAGGCGTCACCTGGGTGACCTTCGACCCTTCGACCGGCACCCGCGGCAGCACCACCCAGACCATCTACGTCGGCGTCGCGGACAAACAGGACACCGTCTACCGCAGCACCGACGGCGGCACGACGTGGGCGCGGCTGGCCGGCCAGCCCACCGGATTCCTGGCGCACAAGGGCGTGCTCGACCCGGCCGGCGGCTACCTCTACCTGGCCACCAGCGACACGGGCGGACCGTACGACGGCGCGAAGGGCGACGTCTGGAAGTACAGCACGAAGACCGGCGCGTGGACCCGGATCAGCCCCATCCCCTCCGGCAGCTCCGACGACTACTTCGGCTACAGCGGGCTGACGATCGACCGGCAGCACCCGAACACGCTGATGGTCGCGACGCAGGTGTCGTGGTGGCCGGACGTGATCTTCTTCCGCAGCACCGACGGCGGCGCCACCTGGACGCGGATCTGGGACTTCTCGAGCTACCCCGACCGGTCACTGCGCTACACGCAGGACATCTCCGCGGTGCCGTGGCTGAACTTCGGCGTCCAGGCCGCTCCCCCGGTGCCCTCGCCGAAGCTCGGCTGGATGACCGAGTCGGTGGAGATCGATCCGTTCGACTCGAACCACCTGCTCTACGGCACCGGCGCGACGATCTACGGCGCGTCCGACCTCACCAAGTGGGACAGCGGCGGCAAGATCACCATCAAGCCGGTCGTCGCGGGCCTCGAGGAGACCGCGGTGCTGGACCTGATCAGCCCGCCCTCCGGCGCGCCGCTGCTGTCCGGCCTCGGCGACATCGGCGGTTTCCGGCACGACAGCCTCGACGCCGTCCCGGCCGGCATGTACACCCAGCCGGTGTTCACGACGACGACCAGCCTCGACTACGCCGAGCTGAGCCCGGCCACGATCGTGCGCGTCGGCACGCTCGACCGGTCGGCCCGGCCCGATGACAACCGGATCGCCTTCTCCACCGACGGCGGGAAGAACTGGTTCCAGGGCGCGGAACCGGGCGGGAACGCCGCCGGCGGCACGGTCGCCGCGGCCGCCGACGGCAGCCGGTTCGTGTGGAGCCCGGACGGCACCGGCGTCAGCTATTCGGCCGGGTTCGGCTCGTCGTGGACGGCGTCGAGCGGCATCCCGGCCGGCGCGGTCGTCGAGGCCGACCGCGTCGACCCGAAGAAGTTCTACGGCTTCGCGGCCGGCCGGTTCTACGTCAGCACCGACGGCGGCGCGACGTTCACGGCCACGGCGGCCACCGGGCTGCCCAGCGGATCGGCGCACTTCAAGGCGATGCCGGGCGTGTCCGGTGACGTCTGGCTGGCCGGTGGATCCGGTGCCACGTACGGGCTCTGGCACTCCACCGACTCCGGCGCGTCCTTCACGAGACTGGCGGCGGTCACCGAAGCCGACAACATCGGGTTCGGCAAGGCCGCTCCCGGCCGGACGTATCCGGCGTTGTACACGATCGCGAAGATCGGCGGGGTGCGCGGGATCTTCCGGTCGGACGACGCGGGCGGGTCGTGGACGCGGATCAACGACGACCAGCACCAGTACGGCAACATCGGGGCGGCCCTGACCGGCGATCCGCGGGTCTACGGCCGGGTGTACGTCGGCACGAACGGGCGGGGCGTGATCGTGGGCGAGTCCGGCGGTGACCAGCCACCGCCGGAGACGACGACCACCTCGCCGGGGACGTCCACGCCGCCGGCCACCACCACGACTCCGGCGCCGTCTTCGTCGTGCACCGCGGTCTACACCGTGACGAACCAGTGGCAGGGCGGGTTCCAGGCGGGGGTGAAGGTCGGGAACACCGGGACGGCGGCGGTCACCGGCTGGACGGTGACGTGGTCGTTCGCCGACGGCCAGCGCGTGACGCAGGCGTGGAACGCGCAGGTGACGCAGACCGGCTCGGCGGTCTCGGCGGTCGACGCGGGCTGGAACCGGACCATCGCCCCGGGCGGGAGCGCGGAGTTCGGCTTCACTGGCACCTCCGGGGCCGCCAACGGGAAGCCTGCCGCGATCTCGCTCAACGGCAAGGCCTGCACCACGAGCTGA